A window from Thermodesulforhabdus norvegica encodes these proteins:
- a CDS encoding NAD(P)H-binding protein: protein MVKNDERVLLTGPTGFIGGRLLRALDEKGYRVRCLVRLSEKLTIRGEPLRRDPEVVYGDLLRPETLSAALEGITTAYYLVHSMGGRTIRETKAFAERDRKAALHFLSAAEAAGVRRIIYLGGLGERSDELSKHLASRNEVADILQSGRVQTTVLRAAVIIGAGGASFEIIRYLAERLPVMICPKWIQTRSQPIAVQDVIAYLIGCLENEATAGLRLDIGGPEILSYADLVRIYCRVRKLKRLLIPVPFLTPRLSAYWINLVTPVPAGIVFPLVEGLKNEAVCRDNRIRDLVPISLTPMEQAICQALAEESMGPGRLPSVQSCFVSWRS from the coding sequence ATGGTGAAAAATGATGAAAGAGTGCTCCTGACAGGGCCAACCGGTTTTATCGGTGGGCGGCTCCTTCGGGCGCTTGACGAGAAGGGCTATCGTGTCCGGTGTCTTGTGAGGTTGTCGGAGAAATTAACGATACGCGGCGAGCCTCTTCGCCGTGATCCCGAAGTCGTCTATGGCGATCTCCTGCGACCAGAAACGCTCTCGGCGGCACTCGAGGGCATCACCACCGCGTACTACCTTGTCCACTCCATGGGCGGAAGGACGATACGGGAAACAAAGGCCTTCGCCGAACGGGACCGGAAGGCTGCCTTACATTTTCTCAGCGCCGCAGAGGCGGCCGGCGTACGGCGCATTATCTACCTTGGGGGCCTGGGTGAAAGGAGCGATGAGCTCTCCAAACATCTGGCAAGTCGGAACGAAGTGGCCGATATTCTCCAGTCGGGTCGGGTGCAGACGACGGTCCTGAGAGCGGCTGTTATTATTGGTGCAGGAGGTGCCTCCTTTGAGATTATCCGGTATCTGGCCGAACGCCTCCCTGTCATGATCTGTCCGAAATGGATTCAGACTCGATCGCAGCCTATTGCCGTGCAGGACGTTATCGCCTACCTGATTGGATGTCTGGAAAACGAAGCCACGGCCGGGTTGAGACTCGATATCGGCGGGCCTGAGATCCTTTCTTATGCCGACCTTGTCCGCATATACTGCCGTGTGCGAAAACTAAAGAGACTGCTCATTCCCGTGCCGTTCCTTACACCTCGGCTCTCGGCCTATTGGATCAACCTCGTGACGCCTGTGCCTGCGGGCATCGTGTTTCCTCTGGTAGAAGGGCTCAAGAACGAGGCCGTCTGCAGGGACAATCGTATCCGCGACCTCGTTCCCATTTCGCTTACTCCAATGGAACAGGCCATTTGCCAGGCCCTCGCGGAAGAGAGTATGGGGCCAGGCAGGTTGCCATCCGTTCAGTCATGTTTTGTGTCCTGGAGGTCATGA
- a CDS encoding MBL fold metallo-hydrolase: MKKEIPPLCHARTDRRGSQKDPQVPAERRVPRGGEGLTEEGGVRIIRLHLLFASAYLVMHRGKALLVDAGPPGSERILLGALRRYGVGQDALKLIVVTHAHFDHAGGLSRLRNVYRALICAHVAEKPFLLSGETCLPPGTNPLGTAASKLARPFKAFFRYAAIEPDIVLSDAMELQSFGFPGRVLPTPGHTAGSLSVLLDNGACFIGDGAANVPFPGCCSVFPPFACDMSTLTMSWRRIIEAGANHVYPGHGRPFSIARMREELEKLVGGSTGGLQSR, translated from the coding sequence ATGAAAAAGGAGATTCCGCCTTTGTGTCATGCGCGAACGGATCGACGGGGAAGCCAGAAAGACCCACAGGTCCCTGCGGAACGGCGAGTCCCGCGCGGTGGCGAAGGACTCACGGAAGAAGGGGGAGTCCGCATCATCAGGCTTCACCTCTTGTTTGCCAGCGCCTATCTGGTGATGCATCGAGGTAAGGCCCTTCTGGTCGATGCCGGACCACCAGGTTCTGAGAGGATACTCCTGGGAGCACTCCGGCGATACGGGGTCGGGCAAGATGCCTTGAAGCTCATCGTCGTTACGCATGCCCATTTTGACCACGCGGGAGGCCTGAGTCGGCTCCGTAATGTCTATCGGGCTCTCATTTGTGCTCATGTCGCGGAAAAGCCCTTTTTGCTTTCAGGAGAAACATGCCTTCCGCCGGGAACGAATCCATTGGGCACGGCGGCGTCAAAGCTGGCACGACCCTTCAAGGCCTTCTTTCGGTATGCCGCCATTGAACCAGACATCGTTCTCTCCGACGCAATGGAGCTCCAATCCTTCGGCTTTCCCGGTCGCGTGCTTCCGACGCCCGGCCACACAGCAGGCTCTCTCTCTGTGTTGCTTGATAACGGTGCGTGTTTTATCGGCGACGGTGCGGCGAACGTGCCATTTCCGGGGTGTTGCTCCGTTTTTCCGCCCTTTGCATGTGATATGAGCACATTGACCATGAGCTGGCGGCGCATCATAGAAGCGGGAGCGAACCATGTCTATCCAGGGCATGGCCGACCCTTTTCGATCGCCCGCATGCGGGAGGAACTCGAGAAACTGGTCGGAGGCTCGACGGGCGGGTTGCAGTCACGGTGA
- a CDS encoding lipocalin family protein: MSLDTVTFVDLVKYAGTWYEIARLPNRFQRKCARNTTAEYRVRADGKIAVINRCMTDSGRWIEARGVARVVDATTNAKLKVSFVRLLGFQLFWGDYWIIGLADDYSWAVVGVPGRKYGWILSREPHLDRKIFRELHALLQQRGYDPRQFERTPQVWPS, from the coding sequence ATGAGTCTTGATACTGTGACGTTCGTTGATCTCGTGAAATATGCCGGTACGTGGTACGAAATAGCCAGGCTCCCGAACAGGTTTCAGAGGAAATGCGCGAGGAACACGACGGCAGAGTACCGGGTCCGTGCTGACGGCAAGATAGCCGTCATCAATCGATGTATGACGGATTCGGGACGATGGATTGAAGCCCGAGGCGTTGCGCGGGTGGTGGACGCGACAACGAACGCAAAGCTCAAGGTCAGCTTTGTTCGGCTCCTGGGTTTTCAGCTTTTCTGGGGCGATTATTGGATCATCGGACTTGCCGATGACTATAGCTGGGCGGTCGTAGGGGTACCAGGTCGAAAATACGGCTGGATACTGAGCCGGGAACCACATCTCGATCGCAAGATCTTTCGAGAACTCCATGCCCTGCTGCAACAAAGAGGGTACGATCCGCGGCAGTTTGAAAGAACGCCCCAGGTCTGGCCCTCGTGA
- a CDS encoding class I SAM-dependent methyltransferase codes for MHDGKGSRTSERAAVLRALHQVIDRPRVFDDPLALRIIGAERAREILQDPSGPEQNPWSPYLRAFLVARSRYAEDALAEAVARGVGQCVILGAGLDTFAFRQRYGKDRLRIYEVDHPDSQNLKRQRLRAAGIPIPENVVFVSIDLEVGQLEEALRDVGYDPERPGFFSWLGVTEYLTVDVVLSTLAFIASGPVGTTVVFDYLLPPSLLHGVQRRTFDALAYRVEAAGEPWRTFFEPEELARQLANMGFKSIVDVGPEALNEMYFQDREDGLMVRGFSRIAQARV; via the coding sequence ATGCATGATGGAAAAGGCAGTCGGACCTCGGAAAGGGCAGCCGTTCTTCGGGCGCTCCACCAGGTGATCGACCGTCCCAGGGTGTTCGATGATCCGCTGGCGCTCAGGATCATTGGGGCTGAAAGGGCCCGAGAGATTCTCCAGGACCCCTCGGGGCCTGAACAAAACCCATGGTCACCTTACCTGAGGGCCTTCCTGGTCGCGCGGAGTCGATACGCCGAAGATGCCCTGGCTGAGGCCGTGGCAAGAGGCGTGGGCCAGTGCGTCATCCTGGGTGCAGGTCTCGATACCTTTGCCTTCAGGCAACGGTACGGAAAAGACCGGCTCAGAATCTACGAAGTGGACCATCCCGATTCGCAGAACCTGAAGCGGCAACGACTCAGGGCTGCCGGAATCCCAATTCCGGAGAACGTCGTCTTTGTTTCGATCGATCTGGAAGTGGGTCAGCTTGAGGAGGCTCTGCGAGATGTCGGGTATGATCCGGAGAGGCCGGGTTTCTTTTCATGGCTTGGTGTGACCGAGTACTTGACCGTCGATGTCGTTCTGAGCACCCTTGCTTTCATCGCCTCTGGACCTGTCGGAACCACCGTGGTGTTTGATTATCTCCTGCCACCGTCGTTGCTGCATGGGGTGCAGCGTCGAACTTTCGATGCTCTTGCGTACAGAGTAGAAGCGGCGGGAGAGCCATGGCGGACGTTCTTCGAACCGGAAGAGCTTGCCCGGCAACTGGCGAATATGGGCTTCAAAAGCATCGTCGATGTCGGCCCCGAGGCCTTGAACGAAATGTATTTCCAGGATCGGGAGGACGGTCTCATGGTTCGAGGTTTTTCACGGATCGCCCAAGCACGGGTTTAA